One window of Enterobacter sp. RHBSTW-00175 genomic DNA carries:
- a CDS encoding IacB protein, translating into MSQSTTLRVLFCIGVNQNFFDASATEAKQVWAAFGVMMKGIDETPGIRVIGNMDDDQLMVGPSTTAPWTTYVLADAERLENVAAVCNLFRTTPVGDSGSKLWKYCKIEARVGRELIIQN; encoded by the coding sequence ATGAGCCAGTCAACCACCTTACGCGTGCTGTTTTGTATTGGGGTGAATCAGAACTTTTTTGACGCCAGTGCGACCGAGGCAAAACAGGTCTGGGCCGCCTTTGGCGTGATGATGAAAGGCATCGACGAGACGCCGGGGATCCGCGTGATCGGCAACATGGATGACGACCAACTGATGGTCGGGCCATCGACCACCGCCCCCTGGACCACCTACGTGCTGGCGGATGCCGAGCGCCTGGAAAACGTGGCTGCCGTCTGCAACCTGTTCCGCACCACGCCGGTAGGCGACAGCGGCAGCAAGCTGTGGAAGTACTGCAAAATCGAAGCCCGCGTGGGCCGTGAACTGATTATCCAGAACTAA
- a CDS encoding SDR family NAD(P)-dependent oxidoreductase, translated as MTQTVLVTGAAAGLGQVIAATLLGQGYQVVLTDVDASRAQQAADELDNGKVLALGLDIRQPQDFARALDATLDHFGSLQVLVNNAALTLTTPVMEINVDEFDRVISTNLRGTFIGCQTMGLYFADRGYGRIINLASLAGQNGGTASGAHYAASKGGILTLTKVFARELSKSGVTVNAIAPGPMDLPTVHALVPEEKMAGLLQMIPVGKLGEAEFVAQAVALLASPQASFVTGATWDINGGLFMR; from the coding sequence ATGACGCAAACCGTATTAGTGACTGGCGCTGCCGCCGGTCTGGGACAGGTTATCGCCGCCACACTGCTCGGGCAGGGCTATCAGGTGGTGCTGACCGACGTAGACGCCAGCCGCGCACAGCAGGCGGCAGATGAACTGGATAACGGCAAGGTGCTGGCGCTTGGGCTGGACATCCGCCAGCCGCAGGATTTTGCCCGTGCGCTTGATGCCACCCTCGACCACTTTGGCAGCCTGCAGGTGCTGGTAAACAACGCCGCGCTGACGCTCACCACACCGGTGATGGAGATCAACGTCGACGAGTTCGACCGGGTTATCTCTACCAATCTGCGCGGCACGTTTATCGGGTGTCAGACGATGGGGCTCTATTTTGCCGACCGGGGCTATGGCCGAATCATCAACCTGGCGTCCCTGGCCGGGCAAAACGGGGGCACGGCCTCCGGGGCACACTACGCCGCATCCAAGGGCGGCATTTTAACGCTGACCAAAGTCTTTGCCCGCGAACTGAGCAAATCCGGCGTGACGGTAAATGCCATTGCACCGGGCCCGATGGATCTCCCCACCGTTCACGCGCTGGTCCCGGAAGAGAAGATGGCCGGGCTGCTGCAAATGATCCCGGTGGGCAAACTGGGCGAGGCGGAGTTTGTTGCCCAGGCCGTTGCGTTGCTGGCTTCACCCCAGGCGTCGTTTGTCACCGGGGCGACCTGGGACATCAACGGCGGCCTGTTTATGCGTTGA
- a CDS encoding nuclear transport factor 2 family protein, whose product MNAQDALRLQQLEDSQAARVCISDYMRLCDSLDSPETVQAIGALFTADACWEGIGEPYATRLGRHLGREAIVTMMAGYVRQPAHFAMNAHFLCSEAIWHEPDGQLKGRWLMLQTSAFSAGGAHLNAAEIRVTFVRDAHAMAMAHFTTRNLFSRPVDHWHAADVLPVPDKK is encoded by the coding sequence ATGAACGCCCAGGATGCGCTGCGTTTACAGCAGCTTGAAGACAGCCAGGCCGCCCGCGTCTGCATTAGCGATTACATGCGCCTGTGCGACAGCCTCGACAGCCCCGAAACCGTGCAGGCCATTGGCGCCTTGTTTACTGCCGATGCCTGCTGGGAGGGCATCGGTGAACCTTATGCCACGCGTCTGGGACGCCATCTGGGGCGCGAGGCCATCGTCACCATGATGGCGGGTTACGTGCGTCAGCCTGCGCACTTCGCCATGAACGCCCATTTTTTGTGCTCAGAGGCGATATGGCATGAGCCGGACGGGCAGTTGAAGGGCCGCTGGCTGATGCTGCAAACCTCGGCGTTCAGTGCCGGTGGAGCGCACCTGAATGCGGCGGAAATCCGCGTCACTTTTGTGCGCGATGCGCACGCCATGGCGATGGCCCATTTCACGACCCGCAATCTGTTCAGCAGGCCGGTTGACCACTGGCACGCGGCGGATGTGCTTCCCGTACCGGATAAAAAATAA
- a CDS encoding aromatic-ring-hydroxylating dioxygenase subunit beta, with amino-acid sequence MTPDSALFTAMSVINLEGDLLDQGEFNTWLELWQHDGLYVVPIDPTETDFKNTLNYACDDHHMREKRVKRLYSGESISTTPRARTLRTLSRFRVLGSAEDSIVVRGAQSLWEHRKGHSRHYAADITWHLQQQDGRWLIQQKVIRLVNSDDVLHSIGYIL; translated from the coding sequence ATGACGCCTGATTCAGCACTCTTTACCGCCATGTCGGTAATCAATCTCGAAGGTGATTTGCTCGATCAGGGCGAATTCAACACCTGGCTTGAACTGTGGCAACACGATGGCCTGTACGTGGTGCCAATTGATCCGACCGAAACGGATTTCAAAAACACCCTCAACTACGCCTGTGATGACCACCACATGCGGGAAAAGCGTGTGAAACGTCTTTACAGCGGGGAGTCGATCTCCACCACACCACGCGCCCGTACCTTGCGCACCCTGTCGCGCTTTCGCGTGCTGGGATCCGCCGAGGACAGCATTGTGGTGCGCGGGGCGCAGTCCCTGTGGGAGCACCGTAAAGGCCACAGCCGCCACTACGCGGCGGACATTACCTGGCACCTCCAGCAGCAGGATGGCCGCTGGCTTATTCAGCAAAAGGTGATCCGCCTGGTGAACAGCGACGATGTGCTGCACAGCATCGGCTACATCCTCTGA
- a CDS encoding Rieske 2Fe-2S domain-containing protein, with amino-acid sequence MQCDHLINVKNIDTTTPATPTTAEIAALVQHDRVHTSLYTSEALFSLELDRIFSKTWVWVAHASEIPDTGSFKTTEIGTQPVIVVRDRKGTVHTLLNRCRHRAATVCEHRSGKTNSFVCPYHGWGYALDGSLRGVPHPESYADQLEKGELGLVSLRTEQYAGMIFATFNDQIEPLEDFLGVAKKWMDLFMKQGAGYPIKTGPAHRFRFPGNWKIQLENTTDGYHFPVVHRSFLSSVDKQTEEMLNFVDGSGYVEDLGNGHSVMVMIPELVDLDANLDAPIPERFSELADALREDHDEEQVRRIVRAVGGSGFNLNIFPNIACSMAFFRVLQPVSVNETEIHHAVITMDGGPEIANQARLRLHEHFQGPMGFGTPDDSEAWERVQRGATSGNDLWIMLNRGLAGEYRSDDGLRSDVSAETGMRAAYQQWKKLMTENAQ; translated from the coding sequence ATGCAATGCGATCACCTCATCAACGTGAAGAACATCGATACCACCACGCCAGCCACGCCGACTACCGCGGAGATTGCGGCGCTGGTGCAGCACGACCGGGTACACACCTCGCTGTACACCTCGGAAGCGCTGTTCAGCCTGGAGCTGGACAGGATCTTCAGCAAAACCTGGGTGTGGGTCGCCCACGCCAGTGAAATCCCGGACACCGGCAGTTTTAAAACCACCGAGATCGGCACACAGCCGGTGATCGTGGTGCGCGATCGCAAAGGCACGGTTCACACCCTGCTGAACCGCTGCCGCCACCGCGCAGCGACCGTTTGCGAACACCGCAGCGGCAAAACCAACAGTTTTGTCTGCCCGTACCACGGCTGGGGCTATGCGCTGGACGGCAGCCTGCGCGGCGTGCCGCACCCGGAAAGCTACGCCGACCAGCTGGAAAAAGGCGAACTGGGGCTGGTGTCGCTACGTACCGAACAATATGCCGGGATGATTTTCGCCACCTTTAACGACCAGATTGAGCCGCTGGAGGATTTCCTCGGCGTGGCGAAGAAGTGGATGGATCTGTTTATGAAACAGGGGGCAGGTTACCCGATCAAAACCGGCCCGGCACACCGTTTCCGCTTCCCGGGCAACTGGAAAATCCAGCTCGAAAACACCACTGACGGCTACCACTTCCCGGTGGTTCACCGTTCGTTTTTAAGCTCGGTCGATAAGCAAACAGAAGAGATGCTGAATTTTGTGGATGGCAGCGGCTACGTCGAAGACTTAGGCAACGGCCACAGCGTGATGGTGATGATCCCGGAGCTGGTGGATCTTGACGCTAACCTCGATGCGCCCATCCCGGAGCGCTTTAGTGAGCTGGCAGACGCCCTGCGCGAAGACCACGACGAAGAGCAGGTCCGGCGTATTGTGCGTGCGGTCGGCGGCTCCGGTTTTAACCTCAATATCTTCCCGAACATTGCCTGTTCGATGGCGTTCTTCCGCGTGCTTCAGCCGGTGTCCGTCAACGAAACCGAAATTCACCATGCGGTGATCACCATGGATGGCGGGCCGGAAATCGCCAACCAGGCGCGTCTGCGTCTGCACGAACACTTCCAGGGGCCGATGGGCTTTGGCACGCCGGATGACTCCGAAGCCTGGGAGCGCGTTCAGCGCGGGGCCACCTCGGGCAACGATCTCTGGATCATGCTCAACCGTGGGCTGGCAGGGGAATACCGCTCCGACGATGGCCTGCGCAGTGACGTGAGCGCTGAAACCGGGATGCGCGCCGCCTACCAGCAGTGGAAAAAGCTCATGACGGAGAACGCGCAATGA